A region from the Sphaerodactylus townsendi isolate TG3544 linkage group LG01, MPM_Stown_v2.3, whole genome shotgun sequence genome encodes:
- the LRATD1 gene encoding protein LRATD1, translated as MGNQLDRITHLNYSELPTGDPSGIEKDELRVGVAYFFSDEEEDLDERGPADKYGVKGPGSPARETPTHHHHHHHHHHHHHPPQLVLSEPQFSAFRGQECIFSKVSGDPQAGDLSVYPVSALPALCQPGDLLELFYLGPSDPPPPPPHWAVYVGSGQIIHLRQGQIRQDTLYEAPAGNVGRVVSSWYRYRPLVAELVVQNACGHLGLKSPEICWTNSESFAAWCRFGKREFKAGGELQPASGAQPQQQYYLQIHLADGKVHTGRFHSLEDLIREKRRIDASSKLRVIQELALVDHKE; from the coding sequence ATGGGAAATCAACTGGATCGCATCACCCACCTGAATTACAGCGAGCTGCCGACCGGGGACCCTTCGGGGATCGAGAAGGACGAGCTGCGCGTCGGGGTGGCGTACTTCTTCTCGGATGAGGAGGAGGACCTGGACGAGCGAGGGCCGGCGGACAAGTACGGCGTGAAGGGCCCCGGCAGCCCCGCCCGGGAGACCCcgacccaccaccaccatcaccatcaccaccaccatcaccaccacccgcCGCAGCTGGTGCTGAGCGAGCCTCAGTTCTCCGCCTTCCGCGGCCAGGAATGCATCTTCTCCAAAGTCAGCGGCGACCCCCAGGCGGGGGACCTGAGCGTCTACCCGGTCTCGGCCCTGCCCGCCTTGTGCCAGCCGGGGGACCTGCTGGAGCTTTTCTACCTGGGCCCCTCcgacccgccgccgccgcccccccactGGGCCGTCTACGTGGGCAGCGGCCAGATCATCCACCTGCGCCAGGGCCAGATCCGCCAGGACACTTTGTACGAGGCGCCCGCGGGCAACGTGGGCCGGGTGGTGAGTAGCTGGTACCGctaccgccccctggtggccgagcTGGTGGTGCAGAACGCCTGCGGCCACCTGGGCCTCAAGAGCCCGGAGATCTGTTGGACGAACTCGGAGAGCTTCGCCGCCTGGTGCCGCTTCGGCAAACGGGAGTTCAAAGCCGGCGGCGAGCTCCAGCCGGCCTCGGGCGCGCAGCCCCAGCAGCAATACTATCTCCAGATCCACCTGGCCGACGGCAAGGTGCACACGGGGCGCTTCCACAGCCTGGAGGACCTCATCAGGGAGAAGCGCCGCATCGacgccagcagcaaactgagggtGATCCAAGAGCTGGCCCTGGTGGATCACAAAGAGTGA